In the Campylobacter sp. RM6914 genome, one interval contains:
- the dnaJ gene encoding molecular chaperone DnaJ, whose translation MEVSYYEILEISQSANADEIKKAYRKLALKYHPDRNAGDKEAEDKFKLVNEAYQVLSDEKKREIYDRYGKDGLNGSGGFGGGFGADFDISDIFSSFFGDFGSSRTRRRNTDKYSVDLEVPIDIKFHEAVFGCEKEISYKIKVPCDECKSTGSKDGKTHTCQYCRGTGRISQNRGFMSLVQECPYCHGSGQTISEKCPSCNGNGFKEESKTIKISIPEGVDSGMRMRVSGKGNISSRGESGDLYVNINVAEDDYFIRHNDDIYVDFPVFFTQAILGESITIPTLRGKTELKLPVGAKDKQQFIFENEGVKNVNSKRIGRLIVQISIQNPQKLTDEQTELLTKLQESFDIKSGTAIHDNDSVFDKIKSWFKKS comes from the coding sequence GTGGAAGTTAGTTATTATGAAATATTAGAAATTTCTCAGAGCGCAAATGCGGATGAGATAAAAAAAGCTTACAGAAAACTTGCTTTAAAATACCACCCGGACAGAAATGCCGGAGATAAAGAAGCTGAAGATAAATTTAAGTTAGTTAATGAGGCCTATCAAGTCTTAAGCGATGAAAAAAAGCGTGAAATTTACGATAGATACGGCAAAGATGGCTTAAATGGATCGGGTGGTTTTGGAGGAGGTTTTGGTGCCGACTTTGATATATCAGATATCTTTAGCTCGTTTTTTGGCGACTTTGGTTCTTCAAGGACACGTCGTAGAAATACCGATAAATACTCGGTTGATCTTGAAGTACCTATAGATATAAAATTTCATGAGGCTGTTTTTGGTTGCGAAAAAGAGATAAGTTACAAGATTAAAGTCCCTTGTGACGAGTGTAAATCAACCGGAAGCAAAGATGGCAAAACCCATACATGCCAGTATTGTAGAGGAACGGGAAGAATTTCTCAAAACAGAGGCTTTATGAGTCTTGTTCAAGAGTGTCCTTACTGCCATGGTAGCGGTCAAACTATCAGCGAAAAATGCCCTAGTTGCAATGGAAACGGCTTTAAAGAAGAGTCAAAAACTATCAAGATAAGCATTCCGGAGGGTGTTGATAGCGGCATGAGAATGAGGGTTTCCGGTAAAGGAAACATAAGTTCAAGAGGCGAGAGTGGAGATCTTTATGTAAATATAAATGTGGCCGAGGATGATTATTTTATTAGACATAATGATGATATTTATGTTGATTTTCCTGTGTTTTTTACCCAAGCGATACTCGGAGAAAGTATAACGATACCTACACTTCGTGGCAAAACAGAGCTAAAACTACCTGTCGGAGCAAAAGACAAACAGCAGTTTATATTTGAAAACGAGGGTGTAAAAAATGTAAATTCAAAGCGTATCGGTCGCTTGATAGTTCAAATTTCGATACAAAATCCACAAAAATTAACCGATGAGCAAACAGAACTGCTTACGAAACTCCAAGAAAGCTTTGATATAAAAAGTGGCACCGCGATACACGACAACGACAGCGTCTTTGATAAGATAAAAAGTTGGTTTAAAAAGTCTTAA
- a CDS encoding response regulator transcription factor yields the protein MVNVLMIEDDPEFAQILSEYLDNFNIKVTNFEDPYLGLSAGIKNFDLLILDLTLPGIDGLEVCKEIRQKYDIPIIISSARSDISDKVVGLQIGADDYLPKPYDPKEMYARITSLIRRYKKTNEVQEEVIDSAFRVDEKRHEIYFNNEALTLTPAEYEILNYLIKQHSFSVSREQLVYNCKSLKDKDSKSLDVIIGRLRTKIGDSSKSPKHIFSVRGIGYKLIG from the coding sequence ATGGTTAATGTTTTAATGATTGAAGACGATCCGGAATTTGCACAAATTCTCTCTGAGTATCTTGATAATTTTAATATAAAAGTAACAAATTTCGAAGATCCGTATTTAGGTCTTAGCGCCGGCATCAAAAATTTCGACCTACTTATACTTGACCTTACTTTGCCTGGCATAGACGGACTTGAAGTATGTAAAGAGATCAGACAAAAATATGACATACCTATCATCATAAGCTCTGCTCGCTCCGACATAAGCGATAAGGTTGTAGGACTTCAAATAGGTGCTGACGACTATCTACCAAAGCCATACGATCCAAAAGAGATGTATGCTCGCATAACAAGTCTTATCCGTAGATACAAAAAAACAAACGAGGTTCAAGAAGAAGTTATAGACAGTGCATTTAGAGTAGATGAAAAACGTCATGAAATTTACTTTAACAACGAAGCTTTAACACTCACTCCTGCTGAGTATGAGATACTAAATTATCTTATCAAACAACACAGCTTTTCAGTATCTCGCGAGCAACTTGTCTATAACTGCAAGAGTCTAAAAGATAAGGACTCAAAAAGCTTAGACGTTATTATAGGTCGTCTTAGAACAAAAATAGGTGATAGCTCAAAATCACCTAAACATATATTTTCAGTTCGCGGCATAGGATATAAACTCATCGGATGA